In Nitrosococcus oceani ATCC 19707, the following proteins share a genomic window:
- a CDS encoding RNA-guided endonuclease InsQ/TnpB family protein — MLKATKIRLYPTREQAEFLNRQFGSVRFCYNTGLRIMSHRYKRHGQSLSAKYDIKKLLPVAKKSRKYGWLKEADSVALAQACINLDKAFQRFFKEKKGYPRFKRKRGKQSSYHCMSVSCGESWVKVPKLGPIKARVHRSVEGKLKSITLSRTVTGKHYASLLYETEQPVPEPMTAIDATKVLGLDMGLSHLAIDSTGRKVANPRFIKQVQKNLKRKQQSLSRKQKGSSKRAKARLLVAKAHERVADARSDFQHKLSRQIVDDNQAVIVETLKVNNMMKNAKLAKHIGDASWHALIAKLAYKAKEQGKHLVKIDPWFASSKTCHVCQHKMDAMPLNIRSWACPTCHTRHDRDINAALNIQHQGILKLKAEGLSVSAHRGLRKSGMPPVAAVEVGSSVR; from the coding sequence ATGTTGAAAGCCACAAAGATACGCCTCTACCCTACGAGGGAGCAGGCGGAGTTTCTGAACCGCCAGTTCGGTAGCGTGCGGTTTTGCTATAACACCGGCCTTCGCATTATGTCTCACCGCTATAAGCGACACGGCCAATCCTTGAGCGCCAAGTATGACATCAAGAAATTGTTGCCTGTGGCCAAGAAGTCCCGTAAGTATGGATGGTTGAAGGAGGCGGATTCGGTTGCGCTCGCTCAAGCGTGTATCAATCTCGACAAGGCGTTTCAGCGTTTTTTCAAGGAAAAGAAAGGCTATCCCCGGTTCAAGCGCAAGCGTGGCAAGCAGTCGAGCTACCATTGCATGAGCGTGAGCTGCGGTGAAAGCTGGGTCAAGGTGCCGAAGCTCGGCCCCATCAAGGCTAGAGTTCATCGGTCCGTTGAGGGCAAATTGAAAAGCATCACCCTGTCGCGCACCGTTACCGGCAAACACTACGCGTCTCTCCTGTATGAAACCGAGCAACCTGTCCCTGAGCCGATGACGGCTATCGACGCCACCAAGGTGCTCGGCTTGGACATGGGTCTCTCGCACCTGGCGATTGACTCCACTGGACGAAAAGTAGCCAATCCACGCTTTATCAAGCAGGTTCAGAAAAATCTCAAGCGCAAGCAACAGTCGCTGTCACGAAAGCAAAAAGGCAGTTCCAAACGAGCAAAAGCACGCCTACTGGTCGCTAAGGCTCACGAGCGGGTCGCTGATGCCCGCAGTGACTTCCAGCATAAACTGTCCCGGCAGATCGTTGACGACAACCAAGCGGTGATCGTCGAGACGCTGAAAGTCAACAACATGATGAAGAACGCCAAGCTCGCCAAGCATATCGGCGATGCCTCTTGGCACGCCTTGATCGCCAAGCTGGCATACAAGGCCAAGGAGCAGGGCAAACATCTGGTCAAGATCGACCCCTGGTTTGCCAGCTCAAAAACTTGCCATGTATGCCAGCACAAGATGGATGCCATGCCACTAAATATCCGGTCGTGGGCGTGCCCTACCTGCCACACGCGCCATGACCGCGACATCAACGCGGCGCTGAACATCCAACATCAAGGCATTTTGAAGTTGAAGGCGGAAGGGCTGTCCGTCTCTGCCCATCGAGGCTTGCGTAAATCCGGCATGCCGCCGGTGGCTGCCGTTGAAGTGGGAAGCTCCGTCCGATAG
- a CDS encoding type II toxin-antitoxin system HicB family antitoxin, translating to MAAKGLHGNANCSKASELVWNKRTRLSRKLQEEALNRAHYEMIEDDEPYYGEIKELRGIWATGKTLEECRRNLKDAIEGWLLLSIRRGLPVPKLGDYEIKEGEDVMA from the coding sequence ATGGCTGCTAAAGGACTCCATGGAAACGCGAATTGCAGCAAGGCGAGTGAGCTTGTCTGGAACAAGCGAACGAGACTTAGCCGCAAACTCCAAGAGGAAGCTCTTAATAGAGCCCACTATGAAATGATTGAAGACGATGAACCTTACTATGGAGAAATAAAGGAACTTCGAGGGATTTGGGCAACTGGAAAAACATTAGAGGAATGCCGACGTAATCTTAAAGATGCCATTGAGGGGTGGCTCTTATTAAGTATTAGGAGGGGGTTACCGGTCCCAAAATTAGGCGACTATGAAATCAAGGAAGGCGAGGATGTCATGGCATAA
- a CDS encoding DUF4351 domain-containing protein yields MLLPARLPGVEIPSVASLEEMNSMLAERVVEWTQQWKQEGIQEGIKEGIQQGETQVLRRLLARRFGSLPEWVEARLQAADTAALEEWAERVLEAATLDEVFQEKP; encoded by the coding sequence GTGTTACTACCGGCCCGTCTGCCCGGTGTGGAAATTCCTTCCGTTGCCAGCTTAGAGGAGATGAACAGCATGTTAGCCGAACGCGTGGTGGAATGGACCCAGCAGTGGAAGCAAGAAGGTATTCAAGAGGGTATTAAAGAAGGCATTCAGCAAGGCGAAACCCAAGTTTTGCGCCGACTGCTTGCTCGCCGTTTTGGGTCTTTGCCCGAGTGGGTGGAAGCTCGTCTCCAAGCAGCGGATACCGCTGCCCTGGAAGAATGGGCCGAGCGGGTGTTGGAGGCAGCGACTTTGGATGAGGTCTTTCAAGAAAAACCCTAA
- a CDS encoding Rpn family recombination-promoting nuclease/putative transposase — protein MAAHDASYKRLFSHPEMVRDLLQGFVREPWVQQLDFSTLEKVSGSYVTDDLREREDDIIWRLRHQEGWMYIYLLLEFQSTVDPYMAVRVLAYVGLLYQDLIKARYIAPNQKLPPVFPLVLYNGGPRWRAATEVGDLITPLEGGLERYRPSLRYLLVDEGDYQDEALAPLKNLVASLFRLENSRTPEELLQVLRNLLQWLQSPAQKGLERDFTLWLKRVLLPARLPGVEIPSVASLEEMNSMLAERVVEWTQQWKQEGIQEGIQQGIQEGIQQGIQEGIQQGIQEGIQQGIQEGIQQGETQVLRRLLARRFGPLPEWVEARLQAADTAALEEWAERVLEAATLDGVFQEKP, from the coding sequence ATGGCCGCCCATGATGCTTCCTATAAAAGGCTGTTTTCCCACCCCGAGATGGTAAGAGATCTGCTGCAAGGTTTTGTGCGGGAACCCTGGGTTCAGCAGCTGGATTTTTCTACCCTGGAGAAAGTCAGCGGCAGCTACGTGACGGATGATTTAAGGGAGCGGGAAGACGATATTATCTGGCGCCTCCGCCATCAGGAGGGTTGGATGTATATCTACCTGTTGCTGGAGTTCCAATCCACGGTAGACCCCTATATGGCGGTAAGAGTGCTGGCCTATGTGGGTTTACTCTATCAGGACCTGATTAAAGCTCGGTATATCGCGCCCAATCAGAAATTGCCGCCGGTCTTTCCATTGGTACTTTACAACGGTGGCCCGCGCTGGAGGGCGGCGACGGAGGTCGGTGACCTGATAACGCCGTTAGAGGGCGGGTTGGAACGTTACCGTCCTAGTCTACGCTATCTTTTAGTCGACGAAGGCGATTACCAGGACGAAGCGCTCGCGCCATTGAAAAACCTGGTTGCGAGTTTATTTCGCTTAGAGAACAGCCGGACCCCGGAGGAGCTCTTACAGGTTTTGCGGAACTTGCTACAATGGTTACAAAGCCCGGCGCAGAAGGGGCTGGAGCGTGATTTTACGCTCTGGCTGAAGCGGGTGTTATTACCGGCCCGTCTGCCCGGTGTGGAAATTCCTTCCGTTGCCAGCTTAGAGGAGATGAACAGCATGTTAGCCGAACGCGTGGTGGAATGGACCCAGCAGTGGAAGCAAGAAGGTATTCAAGAGGGTATTCAGCAGGGTATTCAAGAGGGTATTCAGCAGGGTATTCAAGAGGGCATTCAGCAGGGTATTCAAGAGGGCATTCAGCAGGGTATTCAAGAAGGTATTCAGCAAGGCGAAACCCAAGTTTTGCGCCGACTGCTTGCTCGCCGTTTTGGTCCTTTGCCCGAGTGGGTGGAAGCTCGTCTCCAAGCAGCGGATACCGCTGCCCTGGAAGAATGGGCCGAGCGGGTGTTGGAGGCAGCGACTTTGGATGGGGTCTTTCAAGAAAAACCCTAA
- a CDS encoding RNA-guided endonuclease InsQ/TnpB family protein: MTEHDSTTVQRSYTFRFYPTSVQRQQLAMEFGHARWVWNTCLTWRGRQYRVHDKRVTGVDFSRQLTFLKGLGPYAWLKEASATCLIQKLRDQDTAFRHFFAGRAKYPRFKKRTHTQSIRYQLDQRQVAGMYRAGEFLKLPKLGALKLKWSRKPQGIPKMVTVTQDCVGRYCVSFMCEETLQPLPRKPNGIGVDLGVCDVVVTSEGWKSGNPRHLRTHTRQLRKTQRRLSRKRKSSVRWHRQRIRVAKAHARVSNTRQDWLHKLTTALIRQAGFIAMETLNVRGMMANRRLSKALGDVGMHELKRQMEYKAKWYGREFRQVDRWAPTSKTCSVCGAVQKAMPLKVREWTCPDCQTAHDRDINAARNILILATGGRPGSHARGGVYQPAAAYGC; the protein is encoded by the coding sequence ATGACCGAGCACGATTCTACCACTGTTCAGCGGTCCTATACATTCCGCTTCTACCCCACGAGTGTCCAGCGCCAGCAACTGGCTATGGAATTCGGCCATGCCCGGTGGGTATGGAACACCTGTCTGACCTGGCGGGGCCGTCAATATAGGGTACATGACAAGCGCGTGACTGGCGTTGATTTTAGCCGCCAGCTCACGTTCCTCAAAGGGTTAGGCCCGTACGCTTGGCTCAAGGAGGCCAGCGCCACCTGCCTGATCCAAAAGCTCAGGGACCAGGACACGGCCTTCAGGCATTTTTTTGCGGGGCGAGCGAAGTATCCCCGTTTCAAAAAAAGAACGCATACCCAAAGCATCCGCTATCAACTCGATCAACGTCAGGTAGCAGGCATGTATCGAGCGGGCGAGTTTCTTAAATTGCCCAAACTCGGGGCACTCAAGCTCAAGTGGTCCCGCAAGCCCCAGGGCATCCCCAAGATGGTGACGGTCACCCAGGATTGCGTCGGCCGTTATTGTGTTTCGTTCATGTGCGAGGAAACCCTCCAACCCCTACCGCGAAAGCCAAACGGTATCGGTGTTGATTTAGGGGTGTGCGATGTGGTGGTGACCTCCGAGGGCTGGAAGTCCGGTAATCCTCGGCACCTACGCACGCATACCCGGCAACTCAGAAAAACCCAGCGCAGGCTATCCCGCAAGCGTAAGAGCAGTGTTCGTTGGCATCGTCAGCGGATACGGGTTGCTAAAGCTCATGCCAGGGTGAGCAATACCCGCCAGGATTGGCTGCACAAGCTCACCACGGCGCTGATTCGCCAGGCGGGGTTCATTGCCATGGAAACGCTCAACGTCAGGGGCATGATGGCCAATAGACGGCTATCCAAGGCGTTGGGCGATGTGGGGATGCATGAACTCAAGCGGCAAATGGAATACAAGGCTAAGTGGTATGGCCGCGAGTTTAGGCAAGTAGACCGCTGGGCGCCCACCAGTAAAACGTGCTCGGTGTGTGGCGCAGTGCAAAAAGCCATGCCGCTCAAGGTCCGCGAGTGGACCTGCCCGGACTGCCAAACAGCCCATGACCGCGACATCAACGCGGCCAGAAATATTTTAATTTTAGCTACCGGCGGGAGGCCGGGAAGTCATGCGCGTGGAGGAGTATACCAACCGGCGGCGGCTTATGGCTGCTAA
- a CDS encoding O-antigen ligase family protein translates to MSPKLSSRGLEEKRTLWIVLAIVLLFAPLFRAGNRPLPLMILELAALVLLALFWIQWKKQRSISVAETVMVGGILLIPLLQLIPLPPQFWAEFLPGRAFYADGLRHALGEQFFSGHWRPLALIPSYGEAAWLALLPPVAVFLAVRSLSSQQLQRLIYLFLAMATFQAVLGLIQYGAGPESIFRLGNQHYRDSAVGTYVSRNHLAGLLEMALPLALALLMATVGQSSQLAYQRGGWRQRLLAWGNRRGNRSMLYAAIALVILLGIIFTRSRAGILLAMVGLFLSFLAFAGKIGNRKTYGTVGVLVFAGSILAIEIGLAPVFNRFAALDEPMQEGRWGIFSGTLGAIGEFFPVGSGSGSFAAVFQRFQPADFVGGFVHRAHNDYLEWLLVGGLPVAVLIIAGLLLYFWQWFKVWRGNHDSSFSFIQIGAGIGLLLLLLHTLVDFNLHIPANAIFFAFLLGIFFHPPKARERRRQKETILSVAEAMPLKLREIPPENQVNPFAG, encoded by the coding sequence ATGAGTCCTAAGCTTTCTTCCCGTGGTTTAGAAGAAAAACGCACCCTTTGGATCGTGCTGGCTATCGTGCTCCTGTTTGCCCCTTTGTTTCGGGCCGGGAACAGGCCACTACCCCTGATGATCCTGGAGTTGGCGGCCTTGGTGCTGCTCGCTCTATTTTGGATTCAGTGGAAAAAACAGCGGTCCATCAGCGTTGCCGAGACCGTCATGGTGGGGGGGATTTTGCTTATCCCCTTACTCCAGCTCATCCCTTTGCCCCCACAATTCTGGGCCGAGTTTCTCCCCGGGCGGGCCTTTTACGCCGACGGGCTTCGCCATGCCCTGGGGGAGCAATTTTTTTCCGGGCACTGGCGTCCCCTGGCCCTCATTCCCTCCTACGGAGAGGCCGCCTGGCTAGCCTTGCTTCCTCCGGTGGCGGTTTTTCTGGCCGTCCGGAGTTTGTCTTCTCAGCAGCTACAGAGGCTGATCTATTTATTTTTAGCCATGGCTACGTTCCAGGCCGTGCTGGGGTTAATTCAATACGGCGCGGGTCCAGAAAGCATCTTTCGTTTAGGCAATCAACATTATAGAGACAGCGCGGTAGGCACGTATGTCAGCCGCAATCACCTGGCGGGCCTGCTGGAAATGGCCTTGCCCCTTGCCCTGGCGCTCCTTATGGCGACGGTGGGGCAATCATCCCAACTTGCCTATCAGCGGGGGGGATGGCGCCAGCGCCTGCTAGCCTGGGGCAACCGGCGGGGCAATCGTTCCATGCTGTATGCCGCCATAGCCCTGGTGATTTTGCTGGGTATCATATTTACCCGTTCCCGGGCGGGTATTCTGTTGGCCATGGTGGGACTCTTTCTAAGTTTTCTGGCCTTTGCGGGAAAAATTGGCAATCGAAAAACCTACGGTACAGTGGGGGTGCTCGTCTTCGCGGGGTCGATACTAGCGATAGAAATTGGGCTTGCCCCGGTCTTCAATCGTTTCGCGGCCTTGGATGAGCCCATGCAAGAGGGGCGTTGGGGGATTTTTTCCGGGACACTGGGCGCCATTGGCGAGTTTTTTCCTGTTGGAAGCGGCAGTGGAAGTTTCGCGGCAGTCTTCCAACGTTTTCAGCCGGCGGATTTCGTGGGTGGATTCGTTCACCGGGCGCACAATGATTATCTGGAGTGGCTCCTGGTAGGCGGGTTACCGGTTGCCGTCCTTATTATCGCCGGCCTTTTGCTCTACTTTTGGCAGTGGTTCAAAGTCTGGCGTGGTAACCATGATTCCAGCTTCTCTTTTATTCAGATAGGAGCGGGGATAGGGCTGCTCCTGCTGCTGCTCCATACCCTGGTGGACTTTAATCTCCATATTCCCGCCAACGCTATTTTTTTTGCTTTTCTCCTGGGAATCTTTTTTCATCCGCCAAAAGCGCGGGAGCGCAGGCGGCAAAAAGAAACAATATTGTCAGTGGCAGAGGCCATGCCCTTGAAGCTGCGGGAAATACCACCGGAAAATCAGGTCAATCCTTTTGCTGGATGA